A part of Caretta caretta isolate rCarCar2 chromosome 1, rCarCar1.hap1, whole genome shotgun sequence genomic DNA contains:
- the LOC125641650 gene encoding olfactory receptor 52M1-like, whose amino-acid sequence MSDSNTTHFTNPSTFILLGIPGLEAAHVWISIPFCTMYIIAILGNFTILFIVNRERSLHGPMYYFLCMLAVTDLVLCTSILPKTLSIFWFNSREIDFSACLTQLYFIHCFSVIESGIFVAMGFDRYVAICHPLRHSTTLTNPVVAKIGLAVVLRGGMFVMPHPFLARRRPYCRTNIISHTLCEHMAVVKLACSDTRISSYYGLFVVFCVLGLDVFFITLSYTQILRAIFILPTKDARLKTFGTCASHLCAILAFYVSTIFSSLTYRFGQNVALHFHVLIANVYLLVPPMLNPIIYGVRTKQIRDRLLQLFTHKGT is encoded by the coding sequence atgtcagattccaacacaacccacttcaccaacccctccaccttcatcctgctgggcattcctggcctggaggcggcccatgtctggatctccatccccttctgcaccatgtACATCATAGccatcttggggaacttcaccatctTGTTCATTGTGAACAGGGAGAGGAGCCTCCatgggcccatgtactatttcctctgcatgctggctgtCACCGACCTGGTCCTGTGTACGTCCATCCTGCCCAAAACACTGAGtatcttctggttcaattccagggagattgatttcagtgcctgcctcacccagctGTACTTCATTCACTGCTTCTCAGTGATAGAGTCTGGGATCTTCGTGGCCATGGGTTTTgatcgctacgtggccatctgccatcccctgagacattccaccacCCTGACAAACCCTGTTGTGGCCAAGATCGGCCTGGCCGTGGTACTCCGCGGTGGCATGTTTGTAATGCCACATCCCTTCCTGGCAAGGCGGcggccatattgcagaaccaacatcatCTCTCACACGCTCTGCGAGCACATGGCCGTGGTGAAGCTGGCTTGTTCCGACACTCGCATCAGTAGTTACTATGGTCTCTTTGTAGTATTCTGCGTGCTCGGTCTGGATGTGTTTTTTATCACCCTGTCCTATACCCAGATTCTCAGGGCCATCTTCATTCTCCCCACAAAGGACGCCCGGCTCAAGACTTTTGGGACCTGTGCCTCCCACCTCTGTGCCATCTTAGCTTTTTATGTCTCAACGattttctcctccctcacatACCGGTTTGGCCAGAATGTGGCCCTGCATTTCCATGTTCTCATTGCCAATGTGTACCTTCTGGTGCCCCCCATgctaaaccccatcatctacGGGGTGAGGACCAAACAGATCCGGGACAGGCTGCTCCAGCTCTTTACTCATAAAGGGACCTAA